Genomic segment of Vulpes lagopus strain Blue_001 chromosome 7, ASM1834538v1, whole genome shotgun sequence:
GACCTGGTCCCTGGTGGCTGGAGGAGGGGCCGACAGGAGGGAGGCCATGAGCCAGGGTTGAGTCTGCCCCACAgacctctcctccctctcttccccaacCCCATCCAGGGCCATATTGGTACGGAAAGATGAGGTGCGGCCCCTGAGTTCTGAGTTCACCCCAGAGACTGAGCGGCAGCGGATCCAGCAGCTGGTAGGTGCCTTTGGCAGAGGGAGGCTGTGGAGCCCTTGTGAGTCCAGGGCAACCAGAGGCCACCTGAGAGAGTCTGATCTGAGCATGACCTCCCTACCCCAGGCCTTTGTCTACCCTGAGCTTCTGGCTGGTGAGTTCACCCGGCTGGAGTTCCCCCGGCGACTGAAGGGGGATGACTTGGGGCAGAAAGTTTTGTTCCGGGACCACCACATGAGAGGCTGGTGAGCGACGTGGGGTAGGGAGACAGGGGGGAGCACCCTGGTGTCCAGGCCCCATGTGTGGCCTTGGGGCAGTCCTCTTCCaccggggtggggcagggagactagggggtgggcagggcttgGGTTGATACTGGGTCTGCTCGTGGTAGGAGCTACAAGTGCGTGGAGAAGTCGGATCTCAAGTACCCACTGATCCATGGGCAGGGTAGGCAGGTCAGTGACTGGCCCTTTCTAAGAACCCCTCTTAACTAGCCCCCTGCGGAGGTGGGAACTCCTTTGTTCCTTGTTGGGGGCTGTAGCTGGGGTCAGGGATCCTGCTTCAAGGCTACGGGATGTCTATCCCTCCGCCCAGGGCACCTGAGGACCACAGTTCTCTTCTTCGTACTTTATTTGCATATTTGCTGGGACGGTTTGTGGTCACCTCATGTTTTCCTTGTTCCCAGGCTCGGTTACTGGGAACACTAGCCGTCTCCCGGGGCCTGGGAGACCATCAGCTCAGAGTCctggacacaaacattcagctcAAGCCCTTCTTGCTCTCTGTCCCCCAGGTGAGCAGGCGGCAGCCCACACCAGCTTTCGTCTGCCCAGAAAGGCTGATGATGAGGCTggcaggagctggggggggggggggggggagtgtgaGGGATCCTCAGGCTTAACTTGCAGGTGACTGTACTGGATGTGGACCAGCTGGAGCTGCAGGAGGAGGATGTGGTTGTCATGGCAACTGACGGGCTCTGGGATGTCCTGTCCAATGAGCAGGTGGCACGGCTAGTACGGAGCTTCCTCCCTGGCAACCAAGAGGACCCACACAGGTACTGTAGCTTCTGGGGAACTGTCTGGTGCCAGCAGCAACACCAGGAAGTAGTTATGGCTGAGAAGACAGCGCTGATGATGAGCCCAGCTCAGGGCAGGTGGTCAGAGTGGGGCTGTCTCAAGCTTCTCTGGGGGGTGACTGTGGGCCTTCAAAATCTCTGGGTTTGGAAATCCCCAAAGTCCAACCTGTGGCCCTGCCATGCTAGTAACTTGCCCGGGTCCACAGCTGGACTACAGCGAGTCCCCGCATGTCCAGCCCTGCACAGCAAGTTCTCCCTGAGGGCTGCCTTGCCTCTTTCCTCTGGCTCCAAAGTGCATCTGTAGGATGATCCCCACAGGTTCTCGGAGCTGGCCAAAATGCTGATACACAGCACACAAGGGAAGGACGACGGTCCCACAGGGGAAGGGCAGGTGTCCTACGACGACATCTCGGTGTTCGTGATTCCTTTGCACAGCCAGGGCCAAAGGAGCAGTGGCCACTGAGGATTCAGACACCATATCCCAGAACCACTCTGGGGCCGGGTGTagtccccatccccccaccatgGCCAACAGCAGGCTGACCTGCCTTGCCCTGCCCCAGACACAATGGGTtgaccccacccccatccccagcccatTTCAAAGAGAGCATTTATATGGGGCAGTCAAAGCTGGAAGAGTATGGAGAGAGtgctgctccccagctccccccttTGACAGGCAGGGCAAAAGTGCAAAATCAGTAACACCCCTTTACAGTATAGGAAACCCAAGTGGGGTTCCTCTGACAGGGTCTCAGCAGCCCAGTATTATTCCCAGATGGGCACAGCCAGACTAAGGGCATTGGTCAAGATTGCCAGGAGGGGCAGTAAAACCTGTTTGGATCCAGGTCTCCAACCCATGAATGTTAGGGTATTTACTCAATAACCCCCAAAGCCCATGCAGGGTGCCTTATGGAAAGCTGTGGATAGCCTATCTGCTGAACAGCCATCTTGTATAGCCCCCTTGGGAGAGACTGGACCAGGTTCCTGCCTTACCTCCTTCTGCCACTGGAGGTGAGGCACAGGCCCTGGGGCTAAAGTTGGGCACAATAGAAAGCAGCAAGAGGAGCCCCAGagtttgctgagcagggaatgtCCTCTGACCActcctccctggccccagccctgccctagGCTAATGTCCCAACAATGCCTTTGGTTTTGTTGCTCCCCATCACCTATTATTAAATGTTTGTGTGCTGAATGGCCCTTGTGAACCATGAACTGCTGTAAAGCTTAGCATTGTACactttttgctcttgtttctttccaaagaattggccttccctctgcctttcaagTTTGCCTATAGTCAGGACTGCATTTTCTCAGTGAGCCTCCCTAGTTCCCAGCGTGGGGTGAGCCCCAGTGAGGGAACTGTGGTCCAGGGAACAGAAAAGTCTCTACCACCATCTGTGAGCTCTGGGCTTGATGTACCAGGAGTGCCTTTAACTTGGATTTGAATGCCAATTTCAATAAAGCAAGAATTAGCTGGAGACAAGTCACTCAGGGTTCCAGGGCTTGTTTGATGAGCAGCTGAGTTCTTACCTTCCCCACAAGACTATTAATACCTAGGACTTGTCAAGGCCCGGGTGCTCGGAAGCATTTGTTGAATTACAAGGTGACCACCTTTATGACCTCGGCCTCACACTCCTTCTTTAGTTTACAAATGAGATAAATTCTAACCAGGCAACTCACAACCTAGATGGGCCAGGAGGAACATGAGCAAAGAGGCACCAGAATTGATGGTAAAATTTGTGTCTGGATTATTGGGGAGGCTCTCAGGCCCCCTTTCCTGCCCATTAactcaatttatttaattttcccactttatttttttaaagtaagttctgtgcccaatgtggagcttgaattcacaaccctgagctcgAGAGACACATGCTCTAGTGACTTATTTAAGCAGGCAGGCCCCCCTAATGAACTCATTTTAGACTCCATTTCCTATATTCTCCAGGGAAGGGATAGGGAAAACTACcaaatttcttgtttttcacAGTCCTGTCCCACAGCCCAGCTACTTCTGGGCCTCTCATCTGTCCACAGCAAAGTCATGACAAACTGGTGGCCCCAGAAGCACCGGCAGCCTCTCCAGCCTGCTCTATTTAGATGGCTGGTAAATGCAGGAGTGTGCCTTACGACCTGTGCACTCTTACTTCCTCTGTCTGCAGCAACCACCCCTATCCCCCAGCAGTGTGGGGAGCATCCTATGCCTGTCTCTCATGTCAGCTGCTAAGGAAGCTCACCCCAACAGCCTGATGACTTAGCTTCTGACCCAGCCCACTGCCTGCTCTTGCTCCTCACACAAGGCTGAAGCCCAGGGAGTGGGCACAGTAGGTCTCTCCAGTGCAATCCCGCCAAATTGACAGGAGTGACTGCTGCAGGGTCAGCCACCCTGATCTGTGTGTTCATGGGTCTTAGCAGAGCCAAATGCAGCAGCTTTCCCACCAGACTGTGGGCGGGGGGCTCTTTCTCCTTGACTGATCTGTTCTGCCAGGAGAACCTATGCATGGCCTCTTGCTCACAAGCTGGGATGTTCCCTCTGCGGCTCTTCATATGCTTTGACCAACCTCCAATGACTATGGGCAAAGTGGCAGGCGGTCTTCTCTGGTTCAGAGAGGAGCAGGAAGAGGTAGGCAGCAGGTCCTGCAGCTCTGAGGATCCTGAGTTAGTGCACACATTTGAGGAGTTACCAACTCACAAGCCAGGCAATGGGTTATCAAGCTATGGGGCAGGCCCTCTGCCAGAACTGGTACAGGAGCCTAAAAGAAGCAGCCCCATTATCTTTGCCCCATAGAAGCCAGGGCCACTGTAGCAGGGCAAACTATTCCAGCTAGAAGCTGCCGATCTGATCAAGGGTTGAGGTAACAATGGGGCATGAAAGGCAGCCTGAGGTATGTGCCAGCGTCTGAAATGCTATTTCAATGCTGTCTCAGGTTGGGTCTTCCCAGTCACTCATTTCTGGCCCCGTGGCTGCTATTAGAGCCTGTGGTTGAGACCACCCAGGCTGCTATGCGTTGTTTGGGTCTAGGGTTTTTTTCCCACCAGCCAGGCCACAGGCCTTGGTCACCGGGAACAGGCAGGGGCAGTCCCAGGGAGTCCAACAATCCATCCACACAGCATTATGAGTCCCAGGGTGAGTCAAGAGGACTAACAGGAGACAACCCACTCCTCCCTC
This window contains:
- the PPM1M gene encoding protein phosphatase 1M isoform X7 yields the protein MVALQPPMHLSGRCVCPSDPQFVEEKGIRAEDLVIGALENAFQECDEVIGRELEASGQVGGCTALVAVFLQGKLYVANAGDSRAILVRKDEVRPLSSEFTPETERQRIQQLAFVYPELLAGEFTRLEFPRRLKGDDLGQKVLFRDHHMRGWSYKCVEKSDLKYPLIHGQGRQARLLGTLAVSRGLGDHQLRVLDTNIQLKPFLLSVPQVTVLDVDQLELQEEDVVVMATDGLWDVLSNEQVARLVRSFLPGNQEDPHRFSELAKMLIHSTQGKDDGPTGEGQVSYDDISVFVIPLHSQGQRSSGH
- the PPM1M gene encoding protein phosphatase 1M isoform X6, with protein sequence MLTGLRIINAEKSEFNEDQAACGQLCIRRCEFGAEEDQEWLTLCAEEFLTGHYWALFDGHGGPAAAILAANTLHSCLRRQLEAVVEGMVALQPPMHLSGRCVCPSDPQFVEEKGIRAEDLVIGALENAFQECDEVIGRELEASGQVGGCTALVAVFLQGKLYVANAGDSRAILVRKDEVRPLSSEFTPETERQRIQQLAFVYPELLAGEFTRLEFPRRLKGDDLGQKVLFRDHHMRGWSYKCVEKSDLKYPLIHGQGRQARLLGTLAVSRGLGDHQLRVLDTNIQLKPFLLSVPQVTVLDVDQLELQEEDVVVMATDGLWDVLSNEQVARLVRSFLPGNQEDPHRFSELAKMLIHSTQGKDDGPTGEGQVSYDDISVFVIPLHSQGQRSSGH
- the PPM1M gene encoding protein phosphatase 1M isoform X5 codes for the protein MCKGPEVEGELGQRGTSQLLINFKLHTQPFSLFWQQPCCYWPINIMYVSSRPRIINAEKSEFNEDQAACGQLCIRRCEFGAEEDQEWLTLCAEEFLTGHYWALFDGHGGPAAAILAANTLHSCLRRQLEAVVEGMVALQPPMHLSGRCVCPSDPQFVEEKGIRAEDLVIGALENAFQECDEVIGRELEASGQVGGCTALVAVFLQGKLYVANAGDSRAILVRKDEVRPLSSEFTPETERQRIQQLAFVYPELLAGEFTRLEFPRRLKGDDLGQKVLFRDHHMRGWSYKCVEKSDLKYPLIHGQGRQARLLGTLAVSRGLGDHQLRVLDTNIQLKPFLLSVPQVTVLDVDQLELQEEDVVVMATDGLWDVLSNEQVARLVRSFLPGNQEDPHRFSELAKMLIHSTQGKDDGPTGEGQVSYDDISVFVIPLHSQGQRSSGH